From the Streptococcus hyointestinalis genome, the window AGTCATCTCTAAGACTGTCCAAAAGATTATCAATAGCCGTCGCCCTAAAACACGCTACCTTGTAGGACGTGGTTCACACTTGCTACTAGGCATTCGTCGTATCTTTGGTGACCGTGTGTATGACCGCATGATGCTTAGTCAAATGAAATAAAAGCTAGAAAAGAGAGCGTATGAAATTAACCCTTACTCAACAATTTCAAGATTATCTTAAATCTCTCGGAGTAGACTTTTCCATGCTCCTTGAAAAAGCTGCTCTGCTTAATAAAACATGGCAAGAAGATATTGTGTTGACAGACTTAGAATACTATCGCCTGTTACTCGCTTTTGATGATGTCATGACAGAAGAGGCGATTTGTAATCTCAGCAGGATTGAGCATATCCAGTTTTATCCCTGCTTTCTTTGCAGCGCTATCTACCCAAAACGGATTGGAAGCTATCGAGCGTTTTGCTCACTACAAGCATTTGGTGGGACCGATTGACCTTGATGTTGTCCTGTATGGCAAAATGGTCTCTGTGCATTATCGTTATGCCATAAGTGAGTTAGCATTACCAAAATTCGCCATTTTAAACGAACAGCTTTTGCTCTTGAACTTAATCAGGGTAGGAACTGGAGAGCGTATCACGCCACTGGCTGTTAGTAGTCCTTTTGACTACGCCGAGTCAACGCTTCTGGAGTTTGGTGTTTCTGTCCAAAAAAGCAATAGCAATGCCATTGTGTTTGATAAAGTGGATTTAGAAAAGCCTTTTATCACGCAAAATAATGTCATGTGGCAGTACTTAGAGCCACAGCTTAATCACCAATTAGAGTTGCTTAATCGAGACAATAGCTTTTCTCAGCATGTCCAGCAGACCTTGTTTTCAGCACTGCCAAGCAGGCATTTTCAAATAGAGGATGTCGCTACAAACTTAGGGGTCAGTGTGCGCACGTTACAGCGTCATCTCTCAGCAGAAAAAACGACTTTTCAAAAGCAAGTTCAGATTGTCCGCAAAGCTATGGCGCTTTCTTACTTGCAATTACAGCTGTCCTCTGAGGAGATTGCAGACTTGCTGGGATACAGCGAGGTCAACGCTTTCATCCGTGCTTTTAAGCAATGGACAGGGAGAACTGTAAGTGCTTACCGAAAGGAAATAGCAGCTAAGGATTAACTAAGAAGAATTTTTTCAAAATCTTCAGACTTTTTCCGTAGTAAATCGTTGCTAATTTCCTAAAAAATGATAGAATAGGAATTAACTTATATTAGGAGGATTGACTTTTGACTAAAGCTTATAAAAACTATGTCAACGGCGAGTGGAAACTTTCAGAGGAATCTATCGAAATTTTTGCCCCAGCAACTGGCGAATCACTAGGGACTGTCCCTGCGATGACAACTGCAGAGGTAGATGAGGTTTATGCGAAAGCAAAAGCTGCGCAACCAGCTTGGCGTGCACTTTCATATGTTGAGCGTGCGGCTTATCTTCACAAAGTAGCAGACATCTTGGTTCGTGACGCTGAAAAAATCGGTGCGGTCTTATCTAAAGAAATCGCAAAAGGCTATAAATCTGCAGTCAGCGAAGTGATTCGTACAGCAGAAATCATCAACTACGCTGCCGAAGAAGGGCTTCGTATGGAAGGTGAAGTGCTTGAAGGTGGTAGCTTTGAAGCCGCAAGCAAGAACAAAATTGCCATTGTACGTCGTGAGCCTGTTGGACTTGTCCTTGCCATCTCACCATTCAACTACCCAATCAATTTAGCGGGTTCTAAGATTGCTCCTGCCCTTATCTCAGGAAACGTTGTTGCCCTTAAACCACCAACGCAAGGTTCTATCTCAGGACTTCTTCTAGCAGAAGCATTTGCAGAAGCTGGACTTCCAGCAGGTGTCTTTAACACTATTACTGGTCGTGGTTCTGTCATTGGTGACTACATCGTTGAGCACGAAGCGGTTAACTTCATCAACTTCACAGGTTCAACACCAATCGGTGAGCGTATCGGAAAATTGGCTGGTATGCGTCCAATCATGCTTGAATTGGGTGGTAAAGACTCAGCTATCGTCCTTGAAGATGCAGACCTTGACTTGACAGCTAAAAACATCATCGCAGGTGCTTTTGGTTACTCAGGTCAACGTTGTACAGCTGTTAAGCGTGTCTTGGTCATGGACTCTGTAGCAGACGAGTTGGTTGAAAAAATCCGTCAACAAGTGCTTGACCTAACCATCGGTAATCCAGAAGATGACGCTGACATCACACCGCTTATTGATAAAAACGCTGCTGACTTTGTTGAAGGACTTATCAATGACGCTAGCGACAAGGGAGCTGAAGCACTTACTGAAATCAAACGTGAAGGCAACCTTATCTGCCCAGTCTTGTTTGATAAAGTCACTACAGATATGCGTCTTGCTTGGGAAGAGCCATTTGGTCCAGTCCTTCCAATCATCCGTGTGAAATCTGTCGAAGAAGCTATCGAAATTTCAAACAAATCAGAATACGGACTTCAAGCGTCTGTATTTACCAACAACTTCCCACTTGCCTTCAAGATTGCTAGCCAACTTGAGGTGGGAACAGTTCACATCAACAACAAAACACAACGTGGTACAGACAACTTCCCATTCTTGGGAGCTAAGAAGTCTGGTGCTGGTGTTCAAGGGGTTAAATACTCTATCGAAGCTATGACTAGCGTCAAATCTGTTGTTTTTGACATCGCAAAATAAGAGAACAAACAAAAAGAACTTTGCATGCAAGGTTCTTTTTGTCATTCCATTATATTTTTGAAGAATTTTACAGAAATTTAAGTTGTTTGCCCTCAAATTATGCTACAATATTTTTATACTGTGATAATGGGGGATTTGTATGAAGCTACAAACCAATGCAAGACAATTACAGGGTACTATCAGAGTGCCAGGAGATAAATCCATCAGCCACCGCTCTATCATGTTTGGGAGCTTAGCGAAGGGGACTACAGTTGTCCGTGATATTTTACGTGGTGAGGATGTGCTCTCAACCATGCAGGTTTTTCGTGACATGGGGGTGACGATTACAGATGACGGCGACAGCATCACGATAGAGGGTGTTGGCTTTTCTGGTCTAAAAAAACCTCAAAACAAACTGGATATGGGCAATTCTGGAACGTCTATTCGCTTGATTTCGGGTGTTTTGGCTGGTCAGGATTTTGAAGTGGAGATGTTTGGTGATGATAGCTTGTCTAAGCGTCCTATGGACCGCATTACCATCCCTCTACGTCAAATGGGTGTTGACATTTCTGGGCAAACAGAGCGTGATCTGCCCCCATTGACGCTAAAAGGGTCTAAAAACTTGAAGCCTATCCATTATCATCTGCCAGTAGCTTCTGCACAGGTCAAGTCGGCGCTTATTTTTGCGGCTTTGCAGGCTGAGGGTGAGTCTGTCATCATCGAGAAAGAAAAAACACGCAATCACACTGAGGATATGATTAAGCAGTTTGGTGGGGAGATTACCATCAATGATAAGGAAATTCGTATCACAGGCGGTCAAGAGTTTACCGCTCAAGAAGTAGTGGTGCCAGGTGACATCTCAAGTGCTGCTTTTTGGCTGGTCGCTGGGCTGATTGTGCCAAACAGTAAGATTGTCCTCCAAAATGTCGGTATCAATGAAACCCGCACAGGTATCCTTGACGTTATCCGCTCTATGGGTGGCAAGCTACAGCTGTCTGATATTGATGAGGTGGCAAAATCAGCGACAATCACAGTAGAAACGTCAGAGCTGGTAGGGACAAGAATTGCTGGCGACATTATCCCACGTTTGATTGATGAGTTGCCAATTATCGCTCTTCTTGCGACTCAAGCAGAGGGCGAAACGGTCATTTGTGATGCTGAGGAACTCAAGGTCAAAGAGACAGACCGTATCCAAGTGGTAGCGGATGCGCTAAACAGCATGGGTGCTGCGATTACACCGACAGAGGACGGTATGATTATCAAAGGAAAAACGGTTCTTCACGGTGCTAAGGTCAATACTTTTGGCGACCACCGTATCGGTATGATGGCAGCTATTGCAGCGCAGGTAGCGACAGAAGGCGTCGTTGAAATCGAGCGAGTGGATGCTATCAATACAAGTTACCCAACTTTCTTTAGTGATTTGGAGGCGTTGAGTCATGGCTAAGATCTTAGTAGGGTTCATGGGAGCTGGCAAGTCAACGGTTGCAAGACTCTTAGACCCTGATTACATTGATATGGATGAAGTTATCGAGAAGCGTATTGGAATGCCGATTGCAGACTTTTTTGCTAGCCAAGGTGAAGCGGCTTTTCGTCAGATAGAGTCGCAAGTTCTTGAGGAGCTATTAAAGAGTAATCACGTGGTCTCAACTGGCGGTGGCGTGATTGTGAGCGGGACTAATCGTCAATTGCTCAAATATCACCCAGATACAGTCTATCTGCGCGCTTCTTTTGAGACCCTTTATGAGCGTATCCAGTCAGATGAGACCAATGTGCGTCCTTTGTTTGTCAATAACAGCAAAGAAGATTTCAAGGCGATATTTAACGGGCGTTTGGATTGGTATGAGGAAGTGGCAAGCCAGATTGTGGATGTGGATGACAAGACGCCACAAGCTATCGTAGAGGTCATCAAATGAAAGTTGCTTATCTTGGACCAAACGGCTCTTTTACCCACGCTGTAGCTAGCAAGAGCTTTAGCCGTGATGAGCTGGTGCCTATGGCAAATATCACAGAGGTTATCAAGGTGTATGAGGAAGGTAGCGTTGACTATGCTATCGTTCCTGTTGAAAACTCCATCGAAGGCTCTGTGCATGAGACACTGGATTACCTTTTTCACCGTAGTGACATCACAGCGGTGGCAGAGATTATACAGCCCATCAAGCAGCAGCTGCTAGCAGCGGATAAAAATCGTCCGATTGAGAAAATCCTCTCACATCCGCAAGCCATTGCGCAGGGAAAACAATATATCAAAATGCACTATCCTCATGCGACCATTGAGACGACGGCTAGTACCGCCTATGCGGCACGCTATGTCGCAGAACACCCAGAGCAGGCACTAGCAGCTATTGCGCCTTTGCAAGCTGCTAGCACCTATCATCTAGAGGTGGTCGCAAAGAATATCCAAGAAATTGATGAAAATTACACCCGTTTTTGGGTGCTGGGCAAGCAAGCGCCAGAACTAGATTTGACAAAAGAAACGGCTAAGATGACTCTAGCTTTGACTTTGCCGGATAATCTGCCCGGTGCTCTTTACAAGGCTTTATCTGTCTTTGCTTGGCGTAGTATTGATTTGACAAAGATTGAGAGCCGTCCCTTAAAGACTGTTTTGGGAGAGTATTTTTTCATCATTGATTTGCTGGTGTCAGAGGAAAAGTTGATTACTTATGCTCTTGAAGAGCTTAAAACGGTGGGAATTACCACCAAAATATTAGGAAATTACCAAGTGTATCACCTATAGTTTAGGGAATGGACAAATGACGAATCGAAATAATGGACTAAGCCATCACGAAGAATTGCGGTACAACTATCTGCTTCACAATCTTCAGTATTTGAATACTAAGGAAAAAGAGGAGTTTGCTTATCTGAATCAGAAGCGTCAACGTGCCTTGTACCAGACGCCATCTTATTCACAACCGCCTCAAAGACGCTATAGTCGGTCCTATGACGATGACGATAGCTACGATGATACTGTGAATGCAGACTATCCTTATCAAGAGAGTAGCGACTTGCCAACTTATCCTAGCGAGGCTCCTCTCACACGACCAAAACGAAAGAAAAAGTCAAAAGAAAAAGCGCTAGATGGCGCACAAGCAAAGCCTAAGCGTAAAAAGAGAAAAACGCTCAAGCGAGTGCTTTTGAGTTTGGCTGCCCTTATCGGTCTAGTACTTGCAGGGATGATTTTCATGTTCTTTAAAGGGATGAATGATGTCGGTAGCAATTCCAATTATTCCCCAGCGGTTACAGAGACTTTTAATGGTCAGGAAACGTCTGATGGTACCAATATTTTGATTTTAGGGAGCGACCAGCGGGTCACCCAAGGCTCTACTGACGCTAGAACTGACACCATCATGGTCGCAAATGTCGGCAATAAATCTGGCAAGGTCAAGTTGGTCAGCTTTATGCGTGACACCTTGGTCAATATTCCCAACTACAGCGTGGACGACTACACCGACTTGAAGCTCAATACTGCCTTTAACCTCGGTGAACAGGATGATAACCAAGGGGCTGAGTACATCAGACAAGTCCTCAAGCATAATTTTGGGATCAACGTCAAATATTATGTCATGGTGGATTTTGAGACTTTTGCGGAAGCCATTAACACACTCTTCCCAGATGGTGTGGAAATCACTGCCAAGTTTGGGACGGTTAACGGCAAGTCTGTGTCGTCCGTCGAAGTTCCAGATGACTTGAACGCTAAAGATGGCGTCGTGCCTAACCAGACCATCAAGGTCGGCAAACAGCGCATGGATGGACGTACGCTCTTAAACTACGCCCGCTTTCGTAAGGATGACGATGGCGACTACGGGCGCACCAAACGTCAGCAGCAGGTCATGTCAGCCATTATCTCGCAGGTTAAAGACCCAACCAAGCTCTTTACTGGTGCGGCTGCGGTCGGAAAAGTCTTTGCCATGACGTCGACTAACTTGTCTTATTCCTTCCTTTTGACAAATGGTATTTCTATGCTACAAGAAGCGCAAAACGGTGTTGAGCAGGTGACGATTCCAAACGAAGGGGACTGGGTGGACGCTCTTGATATGTACGGTGGTTCTGGTTTAGACATTGATTTTTCAAAATATAAAAAAGTCTTGGATAAACTTGGAATGCGCTAATAAAATTATGATATAATGA encodes:
- the aroA gene encoding 3-phosphoshikimate 1-carboxyvinyltransferase, which codes for MKLQTNARQLQGTIRVPGDKSISHRSIMFGSLAKGTTVVRDILRGEDVLSTMQVFRDMGVTITDDGDSITIEGVGFSGLKKPQNKLDMGNSGTSIRLISGVLAGQDFEVEMFGDDSLSKRPMDRITIPLRQMGVDISGQTERDLPPLTLKGSKNLKPIHYHLPVASAQVKSALIFAALQAEGESVIIEKEKTRNHTEDMIKQFGGEITINDKEIRITGGQEFTAQEVVVPGDISSAAFWLVAGLIVPNSKIVLQNVGINETRTGILDVIRSMGGKLQLSDIDEVAKSATITVETSELVGTRIAGDIIPRLIDELPIIALLATQAEGETVICDAEELKVKETDRIQVVADALNSMGAAITPTEDGMIIKGKTVLHGAKVNTFGDHRIGMMAAIAAQVATEGVVEIERVDAINTSYPTFFSDLEALSHG
- a CDS encoding AraC family transcriptional regulator produces the protein MGPIDLDVVLYGKMVSVHYRYAISELALPKFAILNEQLLLLNLIRVGTGERITPLAVSSPFDYAESTLLEFGVSVQKSNSNAIVFDKVDLEKPFITQNNVMWQYLEPQLNHQLELLNRDNSFSQHVQQTLFSALPSRHFQIEDVATNLGVSVRTLQRHLSAEKTTFQKQVQIVRKAMALSYLQLQLSSEEIADLLGYSEVNAFIRAFKQWTGRTVSAYRKEIAAKD
- a CDS encoding shikimate kinase gives rise to the protein MAKILVGFMGAGKSTVARLLDPDYIDMDEVIEKRIGMPIADFFASQGEAAFRQIESQVLEELLKSNHVVSTGGGVIVSGTNRQLLKYHPDTVYLRASFETLYERIQSDETNVRPLFVNNSKEDFKAIFNGRLDWYEEVASQIVDVDDKTPQAIVEVIK
- a CDS encoding LCP family protein encodes the protein MTNRNNGLSHHEELRYNYLLHNLQYLNTKEKEEFAYLNQKRQRALYQTPSYSQPPQRRYSRSYDDDDSYDDTVNADYPYQESSDLPTYPSEAPLTRPKRKKKSKEKALDGAQAKPKRKKRKTLKRVLLSLAALIGLVLAGMIFMFFKGMNDVGSNSNYSPAVTETFNGQETSDGTNILILGSDQRVTQGSTDARTDTIMVANVGNKSGKVKLVSFMRDTLVNIPNYSVDDYTDLKLNTAFNLGEQDDNQGAEYIRQVLKHNFGINVKYYVMVDFETFAEAINTLFPDGVEITAKFGTVNGKSVSSVEVPDDLNAKDGVVPNQTIKVGKQRMDGRTLLNYARFRKDDDGDYGRTKRQQQVMSAIISQVKDPTKLFTGAAAVGKVFAMTSTNLSYSFLLTNGISMLQEAQNGVEQVTIPNEGDWVDALDMYGGSGLDIDFSKYKKVLDKLGMR
- the pheA gene encoding prephenate dehydratase, giving the protein MKVAYLGPNGSFTHAVASKSFSRDELVPMANITEVIKVYEEGSVDYAIVPVENSIEGSVHETLDYLFHRSDITAVAEIIQPIKQQLLAADKNRPIEKILSHPQAIAQGKQYIKMHYPHATIETTASTAYAARYVAEHPEQALAAIAPLQAASTYHLEVVAKNIQEIDENYTRFWVLGKQAPELDLTKETAKMTLALTLPDNLPGALYKALSVFAWRSIDLTKIESRPLKTVLGEYFFIIDLLVSEEKLITYALEELKTVGITTKILGNYQVYHL
- a CDS encoding NADP-dependent glyceraldehyde-3-phosphate dehydrogenase, which encodes MTKAYKNYVNGEWKLSEESIEIFAPATGESLGTVPAMTTAEVDEVYAKAKAAQPAWRALSYVERAAYLHKVADILVRDAEKIGAVLSKEIAKGYKSAVSEVIRTAEIINYAAEEGLRMEGEVLEGGSFEAASKNKIAIVRREPVGLVLAISPFNYPINLAGSKIAPALISGNVVALKPPTQGSISGLLLAEAFAEAGLPAGVFNTITGRGSVIGDYIVEHEAVNFINFTGSTPIGERIGKLAGMRPIMLELGGKDSAIVLEDADLDLTAKNIIAGAFGYSGQRCTAVKRVLVMDSVADELVEKIRQQVLDLTIGNPEDDADITPLIDKNAADFVEGLINDASDKGAEALTEIKREGNLICPVLFDKVTTDMRLAWEEPFGPVLPIIRVKSVEEAIEISNKSEYGLQASVFTNNFPLAFKIASQLEVGTVHINNKTQRGTDNFPFLGAKKSGAGVQGVKYSIEAMTSVKSVVFDIAK